A DNA window from Centropristis striata isolate RG_2023a ecotype Rhode Island chromosome 10, C.striata_1.0, whole genome shotgun sequence contains the following coding sequences:
- the LOC131979587 gene encoding uncharacterized protein C2orf80-like: MEARQLKRDVKALIGDYIGQKLRENSFDPQGKGTSTMLDDLAHYDLAISVALWWLNRDEGRDVLDGDIIGAASSSGSAQYPDRLEREAMILSSFAGIIMSSLPVEEILSLYRCKPAASFPNQQSKGSLVHPFTLSYHPFAMLGSYKAVTHSKKHSQRLKRWLSGRQKARVPPGPESARSSSSSSSSCHSFLTDNSDQREERAEYYEASLDTLHD, translated from the exons atggaagcgCGGCAGCTGAAACGAGACGTCAAGGCGCTGAT TGGGGACTACATCGGGCAGAAACTGAGAGAAAACTCTTTTGATCCTCAGGGGAAGGGGACGAGCACCATGCTGGACGACCTG GCACACTATGACCTGGCCATCAGTGTGGCTCTATGGTGGTTGAACAGAGACGAGGGACGAGACGTCCTGGATGGAGACATCAT TGGAGCAGCGAGCAGCTCGGGCAGCGCTCAGTACCCCGACCGTCTGGAGCGAGAGGCCATGATCCTGTCGTCCTTCGCTGGGATCATTATG AGCAGCCTGCCGGTGGAGGAGATCCTCTCTCTGTACAGATGTAAACCAGCTGCTTCTTTCCCCAACCAGCAGTCCAAG GGCTCTCTGGTGCatcccttcactctgtcctaccACCCGTTCGCCATGCTCGGCTCTTATAAAGCTGTGACCCACTCCAAGAAACACA GTCAGAGGTTGAAGCGATGGCTGTCTGGAAGGCAGAAGGCTCGAGTCCCGCCTGGACCAGAGTCAGCGcgctcttcatcctcctcttcctcctcgtgTCACTCCTTCCTCACT GACAACAGTGACCAGAGAGAGGAACGAGCCGAGTACTACGAGGCTTCACTGGACACTCTGCACGACTGA